One bacterium genomic window, CATTTTTCTATTCTTCGGGCCGTCCTCGTTTCCGCCTGGTCTGGACGTTAGTTTCAACGCTTGGATAAGGCAAGGGGCCGGGAGCTCCTGCTGAGACTCGAGGTGTTCTTGGAATCGAAACTGGTTTTAATTGCACCGAAGAGTCGGAAGTTTCGTTAGGAACTTCAATGCTATCCTTGATTTCACCGACACCAAATTGTTGTTTGTCGGACTGTTTTTTTGCTGTAGTGGCTTCGGCTTGAGAACCTACTTGTTCCGGGAAAGTCGGCCCTTTCTTTCCATCGATTTTCATGTGGCCTCACGCATATTATAACGAAATGACCTTCTCATTTTCGCACAACTTTTCTTCAATTTGGACAGAAAACCATTCTAACGTTAGATGACCAACGTCAACTTGTAACTTTCGTGCCGTCCGCATCATCCAGTTTCACAGTCTGATTACCGGATTTACAGGCACAGTACCAAACTGATGCGTTTCAGCGAAAGCTGTGAGGGAAGTATCGCAAGAATGATTAGGGTAAAGAGAAAGACTGGGAACCGTGGAATTGTTTGCATCGTTGTCTCCCAACCGTTGCCGTAGGGAAGCCAGTTATCCGGAGTTTCTACCTGATAACCGTTCCGGATGTGCTGATACCTCACAGCCGTTCATCAAAAGCAACCGCTATGCCAGGAGCGCATCCGAGGCTATGAAGGCGTGGAGTGGCAACTCAAGGCCACATGTGCCGGTTTGAAACTGGGATGTGTGAACAAAGTTGCCGTATCGGCGTCGATTTTCGAAACGGAAAGCCTGCCGGTATTTAAAACCGCCGCTTATCAAATTTCAAAGGATCCGGTCGTTCGCTCAAATTGAAAAGATTGATGGTCCAGACCCCAGAGATTCATGGTTTGATTCTTATGAAAACGATCCGAGGGTATGAGCACGATCTCGAAGCGATCGAAGAAATTTGCAAAAAGAAAAGTGCGGAGCATGCATTTTGCAAGTGCAGTATACTTTTTGACATGGATCCTTCGGGGCGAAACTCTCCCGAGCACCAAACGGACCCCCTAACAGAATTCGAACTATCCCAGGATAACGATCTCATTCCCAGTCTGGCAGACTGGGAACTTTATCGCATCGAACGGCTACTCGGGATTGGAGGAATGGCTCGCGTATATCTTGCGTTTGACAGGCGGCTGAATCGATATGTGGCTCTGAAGTTCATTCGCAGTGACGATGAAAAAATGAAGGCGCGACTTTTGAAAGAAGCACGTGCGCAGGCGCAAATCGAACACGATCAAGTATGCAAAATTTATGAAGCAAGTGAAATTAACGGCAGACCCTATATCGCTATGCAATACATCAACGGAAAGAATCTCGATGCGATCAACAAAGAAACTACACTGGCGCAAAGGGTCCGTGTCATGCAAAAAGTCGCAAATGCGGTCCAGGCTGCACACGCCTTGGGGATCATCCATCGCGATATAAAACCCTCCAATATCATGATCGAGCAAAGAAATGACGGTTCACTTCGCCCTTACATTTTGGATTTCGGAATAGCGCGCGACATTGCTTCTCCGGTGATTACCGTTACGGAACGAATCCTGGGTACTCCCGCTTACATGTCACCCGAACTGGCTGGAGGCGCTATGGCCGATCGCCGGACTGATATTTACAGTATGGGGGCCACTCTTTACAAGCTATCAACCGGAAGGTCTCCTTTTGAAGGAGCCAACAGCCTGGAAATTCTTACCAAAGTTCTTCAAGAGGAACCTGTGCCGCCACGGCAGCGCAATCGAGAAATTCCCGAAGATCTGGAAACCATCATTTTGAAGTCGATGGACAAACAGCCGGAAAATCGGTACGAATCTGCGGAAATGTTAGGAGACGATCTTGCCAGATATCTGAACGGTGAATCCATTTTAGCAAGACGCTCTTCCTGGACCAACCGCGCCGCAAGAAAAGTAAAAAGGGATCCGCGGATTTCGGCTCTTTTTGCAGCAGTCTCTGTCGCAGTTGTGCTTGCGGTTGCTGTTGTAGCATGGATGAGTTTTCAGGATTTTCAACGAGAGAATATTCCTCCAGCTAGAGAGATTCGTTCGATTGCTGTTCTGCCATTCACGAGTCCGGATGCCAGTATAGAATACCTGGCAGATGGAATCACGGAAGGGCTCATTAATCATCTTTCCCAAATTCCGCGACTAAAAGTCCTGGCGCGTGACACGGTTTTCACATACAAAGGGAAACAACTGGATCCCAGAAAAGTAGCTCGCGATTTAAAAGTAGATGCAGTTGTTACCGGGCAAAACGAGCGCCATGGTGATCTAATTATCGTGCGCACACATCTCATCAACGGCTTGGACGGATCACAAATCTGGGGCAAAGAATTCAGCCGGAAACTAACTGATCTTGCAAGAATCTCCTCTGAAATCGCGACACAAATAGCAAATAAGCTGGGCCGCTCACTTACGCCCGAAGAGAAACGCCAGATCTTCAAACAGCAAACGGAAAACTCAGAAGCTTATCTTCTCTATTTAAAGGGTCGTCACTTTTGGTACAAGAGATCCGAAGAAGGGAATAAGCGTGCCGCACCATACTTTCTGCAGGCAATTGAAAAAGATCCGACTTATGCTCTCTCTTACGCATTCCTTGCGAACACTTACGAGCAAAGTGGAATGAATGGTTGGACGTCTCCAAAAGACGCTTTTCCCAAAGCAAAAGTCGCGGCGCTCAAGGCTTTAGAAATAGACAGTGGACTGGGCGAGGCTCATGTTGCCCTAGCTTCCGATCTGATGTTTTACGAGTTCAACTGGTCAGAGACTGAAAAAGAACTGATGCAAGCCTTGCGTTTGAATCCGAACGATGCGAATGCCCATCGCCAGTATTCGTATTACCTGGCTGCCATGCATCGGACGGACGACGCAATCGCAGAAATGAAAGAAGCACAAAAGCTGGATCCGTTATCTGTAAGCTGCCTCGAAGACCTCGGATGGATGTTTGTTTTTGCGCGGAAATATGACCAGGCGATAAACCAGGCCAATGCGGTTATTGAATTGGACGCCAACCATTGGTCGGGATACCTTCTGCGTGGAGAATCTTATTTACAAAAGAAATTACCTGATAAGGCTTTGGAAGATTTTCAATTCGGCGCAAAGCTTTCGAATAACGACCAGTATGCACTTGCCGATCTGGGATACGTATACGCAGAATTGGGAAATCAGAAAGAGGCGATTGCAATAGTTAAAAGTTTATTGAAAATGAGTAAACGTCGATACGTGGCTCCTTTGTACATGGCTGCTGTTTATTGCGCTCTTCGTGACAACGACCGGGCATTTGAATGGCTCGATAAGGCTTATGAAGAACGAGGTAACGCGAATTTCATCTGGCTCGATGTGGATCCGTGGTGGGATCCAATCCGCAGTGATCCGCGTTTCACCGACCTGCTGCGACGTTTGAATCTACGGCGATAACTCAGTTTTTCATATCGGTTCAATGACCAGCTCCAGATAGGTCGGATCACTTTGATCCACCGATGCCGTCTTTCCGGCCGGGAAATTGTTGACATCTGTTGTTGCGAAGTAGCCGCCGCGATTTGTAAACGTCATGAACCGGTATCGAGTGCCAATTGCCGGATTAAAGCTGGAACCAAATATGGTCAACGTTCCTCCATTAAGCGTCGCAGGTCCCGCCACATTGAGGATTCCGATCTGTCCTGATTCATTGAACTG contains:
- a CDS encoding glycogen/starch/alpha-glucan phosphorylase, whose translation is MRYQHIRNGYQVETPDNWLPYGNGWETTMQTIPRFPVFLFTLIILAILPSQLSLKRISLVLCL
- a CDS encoding protein kinase; translation: MKTIRGYEHDLEAIEEICKKKSAEHAFCKCSILFDMDPSGRNSPEHQTDPLTEFELSQDNDLIPSLADWELYRIERLLGIGGMARVYLAFDRRLNRYVALKFIRSDDEKMKARLLKEARAQAQIEHDQVCKIYEASEINGRPYIAMQYINGKNLDAINKETTLAQRVRVMQKVANAVQAAHALGIIHRDIKPSNIMIEQRNDGSLRPYILDFGIARDIASPVITVTERILGTPAYMSPELAGGAMADRRTDIYSMGATLYKLSTGRSPFEGANSLEILTKVLQEEPVPPRQRNREIPEDLETIILKSMDKQPENRYESAEMLGDDLARYLNGESILARRSSWTNRAARKVKRDPRISALFAAVSVAVVLAVAVVAWMSFQDFQRENIPPAREIRSIAVLPFTSPDASIEYLADGITEGLINHLSQIPRLKVLARDTVFTYKGKQLDPRKVARDLKVDAVVTGQNERHGDLIIVRTHLINGLDGSQIWGKEFSRKLTDLARISSEIATQIANKLGRSLTPEEKRQIFKQQTENSEAYLLYLKGRHFWYKRSEEGNKRAAPYFLQAIEKDPTYALSYAFLANTYEQSGMNGWTSPKDAFPKAKVAALKALEIDSGLGEAHVALASDLMFYEFNWSETEKELMQALRLNPNDANAHRQYSYYLAAMHRTDDAIAEMKEAQKLDPLSVSCLEDLGWMFVFARKYDQAINQANAVIELDANHWSGYLLRGESYLQKKLPDKALEDFQFGAKLSNNDQYALADLGYVYAELGNQKEAIAIVKSLLKMSKRRYVAPLYMAAVYCALRDNDRAFEWLDKAYEERGNANFIWLDVDPWWDPIRSDPRFTDLLRRLNLRR